The Porphyrobacter sp. HT-58-2 genome has a window encoding:
- a CDS encoding glucose 1-dehydrogenase yields MAGRVSGKVVLLTGGAMGLGKAATKALLAEGATVIITDIDEAAGRATAEELGCGFLHQDVTDWARWQAVIAEVEATHGRLDVLVNNAAITVFGSIADISPEDFRRCYTVDVDSIFMGCKAAIPLMAKGGGGSIVNFSSAAGNKPSPDLAAYNSAKAAVVTLTKSIALYCAREKNGVRVNSVQPGTILTPNVESVIAGTPDPDATRAAFSVAQPIGRMGLPEDIAHLVVYLASDESKFATGAPFIVDGGLSIA; encoded by the coding sequence ATGGCAGGACGGGTTTCGGGCAAGGTGGTGCTGCTGACCGGCGGCGCGATGGGCCTCGGCAAGGCAGCGACCAAGGCGCTGCTGGCCGAGGGCGCGACAGTGATCATCACCGACATCGACGAAGCCGCAGGCCGCGCCACGGCGGAGGAACTGGGCTGCGGCTTCCTCCATCAGGACGTCACCGACTGGGCGCGCTGGCAAGCGGTCATAGCCGAGGTCGAAGCCACCCACGGTCGGCTCGACGTGCTGGTCAACAATGCCGCGATCACCGTGTTCGGAAGCATCGCCGACATCTCGCCTGAGGATTTCCGGCGTTGCTACACCGTCGATGTCGATTCGATCTTCATGGGCTGCAAGGCGGCGATCCCCTTGATGGCCAAGGGGGGCGGGGGCTCCATCGTCAATTTCTCCAGCGCGGCGGGCAACAAGCCCTCGCCCGATCTTGCCGCCTATAACTCCGCCAAGGCGGCGGTGGTGACCCTGACCAAAAGCATCGCGCTCTATTGCGCACGGGAGAAGAACGGCGTGCGGGTCAACTCTGTCCAGCCGGGGACGATCCTGACCCCCAATGTCGAAAGCGTGATCGCCGGAACGCCCGATCCCGATGCCACCCGCGCGGCCTTTTCGGTTGCGCAGCCCATCGGCCGCATGGGATTGCCTGAGGATATCGCGCATCTGGTGGTCTACCTTGCCAGCGACGAAAGCAAGTTTGCCACCGGCGCACCCTTCATTGTGGACGGGGGCCTCTCCATCGCTTGA
- a CDS encoding LysR substrate-binding domain-containing protein, whose protein sequence is MPARRLPPLRALEAFMRTVRLGSARAAAEEIGLSPSALSRRISNLEEFVGKKLFTRARQSMQLTDEGQAFYEAVNPHMEALARAVESQSDNIALLRLRLGVLPMFGSQRLFPRLGELRKRHPLLHIDIDTAPHLEDRVGDTLDAAIILSRGPASGLHAVRLDHNLVHAICSKDTSRSIGPDITPEVMAKQTFLIHNELPESFVAWKKANGLEQMDPAAIDHYDSGALMLEAAAQGLGIAIMHDDHLRRANDNRLTNLPGKPVESPYSYWFVCKPVALESRPVRIFHDWLVRAGL, encoded by the coding sequence ATGCCTGCACGTCGTCTTCCCCCTCTGCGCGCGCTCGAAGCTTTCATGCGCACCGTCCGGCTCGGTTCAGCCCGGGCGGCAGCGGAGGAGATCGGGCTCAGCCCCTCGGCCCTCTCCCGGCGGATCAGCAACCTTGAGGAATTCGTCGGGAAGAAGCTGTTCACCCGCGCCCGCCAGTCGATGCAACTGACCGACGAGGGGCAGGCCTTTTACGAGGCTGTGAACCCGCACATGGAAGCGCTGGCGCGGGCGGTGGAAAGCCAGTCGGACAATATTGCACTTTTGCGCCTTCGGCTTGGCGTGTTGCCCATGTTCGGCAGCCAGCGTCTGTTCCCCCGGCTTGGCGAATTGCGCAAGCGCCACCCGCTGCTCCACATCGACATCGATACAGCACCGCACCTGGAAGACCGGGTGGGCGACACGCTTGATGCGGCCATTATCCTGTCCCGCGGGCCTGCATCAGGCCTGCACGCGGTCAGGCTCGATCACAATCTCGTCCATGCGATCTGCTCAAAGGACACTTCCCGCAGCATTGGCCCTGACATTACGCCCGAGGTAATGGCCAAGCAGACCTTCCTGATCCACAACGAACTGCCCGAAAGCTTTGTCGCATGGAAGAAGGCCAACGGGCTGGAGCAGATGGACCCCGCAGCGATCGACCATTACGATTCGGGCGCGCTGATGCTGGAGGCGGCTGCCCAGGGTCTCGGCATCGCGATCATGCATGATGATCACCTGCGCCGCGCCAACGACAATCGCCTCACCAACCTTCCCGGCAAGCCGGTGGAGAGCCCCTATTCCTACTGGTTCGTGTGCAAGCCCGTGGCGCTGGAAAGTCGCCCGGTGCGGATCTTCCACGACTGGCTGGTGCGCGCGGGGCTTTAG
- a CDS encoding PhoH family protein, with the protein MGRRPSRAGHPALSPDPRGIPEPRRARVDLTFENQALLGPLFGQFDANLVQVENRLGVYIHARGHQVVIEGPEDDVARARETLKTMYDRLARGEALDSGAIESLIAMSAEPTLEGIIAGDMDGPPIMIRTRKKTIVPRSATQIEYMRSLAKDDIIFALGPAGTGKTYIAVAQAVSQLITGSVQRLILSRPAVEAGEKLGFLPGDMKEKVDPYLRPLYDALNDCMPPEQVERRLANGEIEIAPIAFMRGRTLADSFIILDEAQNTTREQMKMFLTRFGQNSRMVICGDPKQVDIPGGPGMSGLNDAVQRLEGVEGFGTIRFSAADVVRHPIVGRIVEAYEGKDADRVGAADLPA; encoded by the coding sequence ATGGGCCGACGACCCTCCCGTGCCGGACACCCGGCGCTCTCGCCCGATCCGCGCGGCATCCCGGAACCCCGGCGCGCGCGTGTCGATCTGACCTTCGAGAACCAGGCCTTGCTGGGGCCGCTGTTCGGGCAGTTCGACGCCAATCTGGTGCAGGTCGAAAACCGGCTTGGGGTCTATATCCACGCCCGCGGCCATCAGGTGGTGATCGAAGGGCCGGAGGACGATGTCGCCCGCGCCCGCGAGACGCTGAAGACCATGTATGACCGGCTGGCGCGGGGCGAGGCGCTGGACAGCGGGGCGATCGAATCGCTGATTGCGATGTCGGCCGAACCGACGCTCGAAGGGATCATTGCGGGCGATATGGATGGTCCGCCGATCATGATCCGCACGCGCAAGAAAACCATCGTGCCGCGCTCGGCAACACAGATCGAATACATGCGGTCGCTGGCCAAGGACGACATCATCTTCGCGCTTGGCCCGGCGGGGACGGGCAAGACCTATATCGCGGTGGCGCAGGCGGTCAGCCAGCTCATCACCGGCAGCGTGCAGCGCCTGATCCTATCGCGCCCGGCGGTCGAGGCGGGGGAGAAGCTGGGCTTCCTGCCGGGCGACATGAAGGAGAAGGTCGATCCCTACCTCCGCCCGCTCTATGACGCCTTGAACGACTGCATGCCGCCCGAACAGGTCGAGCGGCGGCTGGCCAATGGCGAGATCGAGATCGCCCCGATCGCCTTCATGCGCGGGCGCACGCTGGCGGACAGCTTCATCATCTTGGACGAGGCGCAGAACACCACGCGCGAACAGATGAAGATGTTCCTCACCCGCTTCGGCCAGAACAGCCGGATGGTGATTTGCGGCGATCCGAAGCAGGTCGACATTCCCGGCGGCCCCGGCATGAGCGGATTGAACGATGCGGTGCAACGGCTCGAAGGGGTGGAAGGCTTCGGCACGATCCGCTTCAGCGCCGCGGACGTCGTGCGCCACCCGATCGTGGGCCGGATCGTCGAAGCCTATGAGGGCAAGGATGCTGACCGTGTGGGGGCGGCTGACCTTCCGGCATGA
- the mgtE gene encoding magnesium transporter, producing the protein MTDDRILDEDLALADVGEVEVRPDDRVDDERHDEENRLKPEYVSAVHLALEAGDKGAVYDLVEPLHAADIADLIELLEPRERAQLAAAITDLMTGDVIAELNDYVREDLMDTLSAQAVATIAEQLDTDDAVQLIEDLDEADQRAVIAELEPETREAVSSALAYPEETAGRLMSRHFVAVPEHMSVGDLIDYLREEGDLEHDFFEVFVIDERHHPVGTCALSWVLTTPRSVRLTDVMKREQTLIPVTMDQEEVALMFQKYALISAAVVDESGRLVGQMTVDDIVHIISEEAGEDALLLSGAGDGDINEPIREAYTARVRWLIANLGTAVVASAIIAFFGAAIEQLVALAVLMPIVASIGGNAGTQTMAVAVRAIATNQLTRSNTRRILWREFRVALLNGGTIALLIGAAAAVLFTPLMGVVIALAMIINIAVAGLAGVLVPVIFERLDQDPAVASSVFVTMITDSMGFFAFLGLAVAAGLAPL; encoded by the coding sequence ATGACCGATGATCGCATCCTCGATGAAGACCTTGCGCTCGCCGATGTGGGCGAGGTCGAGGTGCGTCCGGATGACCGCGTCGATGATGAACGCCACGACGAGGAAAACCGGCTCAAGCCGGAATATGTCAGCGCCGTCCATCTTGCACTGGAAGCGGGTGACAAGGGCGCGGTCTATGATCTGGTCGAGCCGCTCCACGCCGCCGACATTGCCGACCTCATCGAACTGCTCGAACCGCGCGAGCGCGCGCAGCTCGCCGCGGCCATCACCGACCTGATGACCGGCGACGTGATCGCCGAACTCAACGATTACGTCCGCGAAGACCTGATGGACACGCTGTCCGCGCAGGCAGTCGCAACCATCGCGGAACAGCTCGACACCGATGATGCGGTGCAGCTGATCGAAGACCTCGACGAGGCCGATCAGCGCGCGGTTATAGCCGAGCTGGAGCCGGAAACCCGCGAAGCAGTCTCCAGCGCGCTCGCCTATCCCGAAGAGACCGCCGGACGCCTGATGAGCCGGCACTTCGTGGCGGTGCCGGAGCATATGAGCGTGGGCGACCTGATCGATTATCTGCGCGAGGAAGGCGATCTCGAACATGACTTCTTCGAAGTCTTCGTGATCGACGAGCGGCATCACCCGGTCGGCACCTGCGCGCTCTCTTGGGTGCTCACCACACCCCGAAGCGTGCGCCTGACCGACGTGATGAAGCGCGAACAGACCCTGATCCCGGTGACGATGGATCAGGAAGAGGTCGCGCTGATGTTCCAGAAATACGCGCTGATCTCGGCCGCTGTGGTGGATGAAAGCGGCCGGCTGGTTGGGCAGATGACGGTCGACGATATCGTCCACATCATCTCCGAGGAAGCGGGCGAGGACGCGCTGCTGCTGTCCGGCGCGGGCGACGGGGACATCAACGAGCCGATCCGCGAGGCTTACACCGCGCGGGTGCGCTGGCTGATCGCCAATCTGGGGACGGCGGTGGTGGCCTCGGCGATCATCGCCTTTTTCGGCGCTGCCATCGAACAACTTGTCGCACTCGCCGTGCTGATGCCGATTGTCGCCAGCATCGGCGGCAATGCCGGGACACAGACGATGGCCGTGGCGGTGCGCGCAATCGCGACCAATCAGCTGACACGCTCCAACACCCGGCGCATCCTGTGGCGCGAATTCCGCGTGGCGCTGCTCAATGGCGGCACCATCGCGCTGTTGATCGGCGCGGCGGCGGCGGTGCTGTTCACCCCGCTGATGGGCGTGGTGATTGCGCTGGCGATGATTATCAACATCGCCGTGGCAGGGCTGGCTGGCGTGCTGGTGCCGGTGATCTTCGAGCGGCTCGATCAGGATCCGGCGGTGGCGAGCAGCGTGTTCGTGACCATGATCACCGACTCGATGGGCTTCTTCGCCTTCCTAGGTTTGGCAGTGGCGGCAGGTCTCGCCCCGCTTTAA
- a CDS encoding peptidylprolyl isomerase produces MAETLTFTLDNGTGETGDVVIKLRPDLAPGHVARITELAQEGFYDGVIFHRVIAGFMAQGGDPTGTGMGGSDKPDLAAEFNAEPHVEGVCSMARAQNPNSANSQFFICLDDARFLDKQYTVWGQVISGMEHVHAIPKGEPPRSPGKIVKATVA; encoded by the coding sequence ATGGCCGAAACCCTTACCTTCACCCTCGACAACGGCACCGGCGAGACCGGCGATGTCGTCATCAAGCTGCGCCCTGATCTGGCCCCCGGCCACGTCGCGCGCATCACCGAGCTGGCGCAGGAAGGCTTCTACGACGGGGTGATCTTCCACCGCGTGATCGCCGGTTTCATGGCGCAGGGCGGCGATCCGACCGGCACCGGCATGGGCGGCAGCGACAAGCCCGACCTCGCCGCCGAATTCAACGCCGAGCCGCACGTCGAAGGCGTGTGCTCGATGGCGCGTGCGCAGAACCCGAACAGCGCCAACTCGCAGTTCTTCATCTGCCTCGACGACGCGCGCTTCCTCGACAAGCAATACACCGTCTGGGGCCAGGTGATCAGCGGCATGGAACACGTCCACGCCATCCCCAAGGGCGAACCGCCGCGCAGCCCCGGCAAGATTGTGAAGGCGACGGTGGCCTGA
- a CDS encoding Vgb family protein, translating into MASALLASSCGPGDPPPPAEGPAPDLVEKALQVPGFADFLAVDGDAVWVTNDGRVEKWSTSEKLASFAVPRPCGTMAIAEGSLWVANCKGAEIYRINLETATLEAKVATGLANAKGETNVVAGAGSVWVASDPAGKVARIDPATNAVIATIPVAPETWYLAYGFDAIWAVSSEGKLLQRIDPATNTVTGTAALGDTPGFLAAGEGAVWVQEQGDGTVAKVDPDTLAVAGRTKVGDNLKWGDIDTGGGAVWLRTTDDQTMVVIDPESGAIRARMGAAVGSGALRWTPAGVWTSAHDNQTLSWWSAPPKP; encoded by the coding sequence ATGGCTTCGGCCCTGCTGGCCTCTTCCTGCGGCCCGGGTGATCCGCCGCCTCCGGCAGAAGGCCCCGCGCCCGATCTCGTCGAAAAGGCGCTGCAGGTGCCGGGCTTTGCCGATTTTCTCGCGGTCGATGGCGATGCCGTCTGGGTCACCAATGACGGGCGGGTCGAGAAATGGTCGACGTCCGAAAAGCTCGCCAGCTTTGCCGTGCCGCGCCCGTGCGGGACTATGGCGATTGCCGAAGGGTCGCTGTGGGTCGCCAATTGCAAGGGTGCGGAGATCTATCGCATCAATCTCGAGACTGCGACGCTCGAAGCCAAGGTCGCCACCGGGCTAGCCAATGCCAAGGGCGAGACCAATGTGGTCGCGGGCGCAGGCTCGGTCTGGGTGGCGAGCGACCCGGCCGGCAAGGTCGCGCGGATCGATCCAGCCACCAACGCAGTGATCGCCACCATCCCGGTCGCGCCTGAGACCTGGTATCTCGCTTATGGTTTCGACGCGATCTGGGCCGTCAGCAGCGAGGGCAAGCTGCTCCAGCGGATCGACCCGGCCACCAACACCGTCACCGGCACCGCGGCGCTGGGCGATACGCCGGGCTTCCTCGCGGCGGGCGAGGGCGCGGTGTGGGTGCAGGAACAGGGCGACGGCACCGTGGCCAAGGTCGATCCGGACACGCTGGCAGTGGCGGGCCGCACCAAGGTTGGCGACAATCTCAAGTGGGGCGATATCGACACCGGCGGCGGGGCGGTGTGGCTGCGCACCACTGACGATCAGACGATGGTGGTGATCGATCCCGAGAGCGGCGCGATCCGCGCGCGGATGGGTGCGGCGGTGGGCAGCGGCGCGCTGCGCTGGACGCCCGCAGGCGTGTGGACATCGGCCCACGACAACCAGACGCTTTCGTGGTGGAGCGCGCCGCCAAAACCCTGA
- the miaB gene encoding tRNA (N6-isopentenyl adenosine(37)-C2)-methylthiotransferase MiaB has translation MKPSAPPQTYRVKSFGCQMNVYDGERMGELLAERGIVPAPEGEEADLVILNTCHIREKAAEKVYSDIGRLVKAGEEAGKKPLIAVAGCVAQAEGEEIMARAPAVSIVVGPQAYHRLPQMLDKAVEGGRATDTDMPAIAKFDALPQRKKRGPSAFLTVQEGCDKFCTYCVVPYTRGAEISRPFSHLVTEAHKLVEAGAKEITLLGQNVNAWRGEDDKGRGTGLGGLIRVLAGIEGLERIRYTTSHPNDMDDDLIAAHGDVAKLMPYLHLPVQAGNDRILKAMNRQHTAESYLKLIERFRAARPDIALSGDFIVGFPGETEAEFQDTLSIVDEVRYAACFSFKYSPRPGTPAATMQGQIAPEVMDERLQRLQQRIGHHQMAFNQASTGKTCTVLVERRGKHEGQWLGKSPWLQSVWFEAPAAIGDMVEVELAEAGPNSLMGLVRQTVTV, from the coding sequence ATGAAACCCTCCGCACCCCCCCAGACCTACCGGGTCAAGAGCTTCGGCTGCCAGATGAACGTCTATGACGGCGAGCGCATGGGCGAGCTCTTGGCGGAGCGCGGTATTGTGCCTGCGCCCGAGGGGGAGGAGGCGGATCTCGTCATCCTCAACACCTGCCATATCCGTGAAAAGGCAGCGGAAAAGGTCTATTCCGATATCGGCCGGCTGGTGAAGGCAGGCGAGGAGGCGGGGAAGAAACCGCTGATCGCGGTCGCGGGCTGCGTCGCGCAGGCCGAGGGCGAGGAGATCATGGCACGCGCCCCGGCGGTGAGCATCGTGGTCGGCCCGCAGGCCTATCACCGCCTGCCACAAATGCTTGATAAGGCGGTGGAAGGTGGCCGGGCGACCGACACCGACATGCCCGCCATCGCCAAGTTCGACGCGCTCCCCCAGCGCAAGAAGCGTGGCCCCAGCGCCTTTCTGACGGTGCAGGAAGGCTGCGACAAGTTCTGCACCTATTGCGTGGTGCCCTATACCCGCGGTGCGGAAATCTCGCGGCCTTTCAGCCATCTCGTTACCGAAGCACACAAGCTGGTCGAAGCAGGCGCGAAGGAGATCACCCTGCTCGGCCAGAACGTCAATGCGTGGCGCGGCGAGGATGACAAGGGCCGCGGGACCGGGCTGGGCGGGCTGATTCGGGTGCTGGCCGGGATCGAGGGGCTGGAGCGCATCCGCTACACCACCAGCCACCCCAACGACATGGACGATGATCTGATCGCCGCCCATGGCGACGTGGCGAAGCTGATGCCCTATCTGCACCTGCCCGTGCAGGCGGGCAATGACCGCATCCTCAAGGCGATGAACCGCCAGCACACCGCCGAAAGCTACCTCAAGCTGATCGAGCGCTTCCGTGCCGCTCGCCCCGACATCGCGCTTTCGGGCGATTTCATCGTCGGCTTCCCGGGCGAGACCGAGGCGGAGTTTCAGGACACCCTCAGCATCGTCGATGAAGTCCGCTACGCCGCCTGCTTCAGCTTCAAATACTCGCCGCGCCCTGGCACGCCTGCCGCGACGATGCAGGGGCAGATCGCTCCCGAGGTGATGGACGAGCGGCTCCAGCGCCTCCAGCAGCGCATCGGCCACCACCAGATGGCCTTCAATCAGGCCAGCACCGGCAAGACCTGCACCGTGCTGGTCGAACGCAGAGGCAAGCACGAAGGTCAGTGGCTCGGCAAGTCGCCTTGGCTTCAGAGCGTGTGGTTCGAAGCACCCGCCGCGATCGGTGACATGGTCGAGGTGGAGCTGGCCGAAGCCGGGCCGAATTCGCTCATGGGGCTGGTGCGCCAGACCGTGACAGTCTGA
- a CDS encoding MucR family transcriptional regulator, whose translation MDMKETLITLTSDIVAAHVSNNDVAVADVPGLITNVYAALANLGEAPVVEEVKPQPAVSIRNSVKPDYIVCLEDGKKLKMLKRYLRTNYDMSPEEYRARWGLAADYPMVAPNYAEKRRDLAKKIGLGRKPGTPAPKTRRARKSA comes from the coding sequence ATGGATATGAAAGAAACACTCATCACGCTGACCAGCGACATTGTTGCCGCGCATGTCAGCAACAATGATGTGGCTGTGGCCGATGTGCCTGGTCTCATCACCAACGTCTATGCTGCGCTTGCCAATCTTGGCGAGGCTCCGGTGGTCGAAGAAGTCAAGCCACAGCCAGCCGTATCGATCCGTAATTCGGTAAAGCCTGATTACATCGTCTGCCTTGAAGACGGCAAGAAGCTGAAGATGCTCAAGCGATATCTTCGCACCAATTACGACATGTCGCCGGAAGAATACCGTGCGCGTTGGGGCTTGGCCGCTGATTATCCGATGGTTGCGCCCAACTATGCCGAAAAGCGCCGCGATCTGGCCAAGAAGATCGGTCTCGGCCGCAAGCCCGGAACGCCTGCGCCCAAGACCCGCCGCGCCAGGAAGTCCGCCTGA
- a CDS encoding hemolysin family protein, translating to MADSPSSASPAGDADSSSGLWPALRKILGLEAARSLREQLEEAIDEHEDENGPGSADDGGKAGGDLSRVERQMLRNLLHFSEHDADDVAVPRGEIIAVEAGISWAEMVAAFSEHGHSRMPVYRETLDHVIGMIHIKDVFPIIANGSVPPEDWTTLMRQPLYVPQARGALDVLADMRTQRVHLAIVLDEFSGTDGLITIEDLVEEIVGEIEDEHDEAPEELISPIGEGMWDCDARAELDDVAERIDPRLAEVEEAVDTLGGLAFVLAEAVPAVGTVLEHPSGWRIEVTAGDETHVKRLRLHPPIDADEVQ from the coding sequence ATGGCCGATTCTCCATCCTCTGCGTCGCCTGCGGGAGACGCGGACAGTAGCAGCGGGCTTTGGCCTGCGCTTCGCAAGATCCTCGGGCTTGAAGCCGCGCGTTCCTTGCGCGAACAGCTCGAAGAAGCGATCGACGAGCATGAGGACGAAAACGGTCCGGGCAGCGCCGATGACGGCGGCAAGGCGGGCGGTGACCTGTCACGGGTGGAGCGGCAGATGCTGCGCAACCTGTTGCACTTCTCGGAACATGACGCCGATGATGTTGCCGTGCCGCGCGGTGAGATCATTGCGGTCGAAGCCGGGATCAGCTGGGCGGAGATGGTGGCGGCCTTCTCCGAGCATGGCCATTCGCGCATGCCGGTCTATCGCGAGACGCTCGATCACGTGATCGGGATGATCCACATCAAGGATGTGTTTCCGATTATTGCCAACGGCTCAGTCCCGCCTGAGGATTGGACAACGCTGATGCGTCAGCCGCTCTATGTGCCGCAGGCGCGCGGAGCCCTGGACGTCCTTGCCGACATGCGCACTCAGCGCGTCCACCTTGCCATCGTGCTTGACGAATTCTCCGGCACCGACGGGCTCATTACGATCGAGGATCTGGTCGAGGAAATTGTCGGCGAGATCGAGGACGAGCATGACGAGGCCCCAGAGGAGCTGATCAGTCCGATCGGTGAAGGAATGTGGGACTGTGATGCCCGCGCCGAGCTGGACGACGTGGCCGAACGCATCGACCCGCGTCTTGCCGAAGTCGAGGAAGCGGTCGATACGCTCGGCGGGCTCGCCTTTGTGCTGGCCGAGGCTGTGCCTGCGGTCGGCACGGTGCTGGAACATCCCAGCGGGTGGCGGATTGAAGTGACAGCTGGCGACGAAACCCACGTCAAGCGCCTGCGTCTCCACCCTCCGATTGACGCGGACGAGGTGCAATAG
- a CDS encoding Fur family transcriptional regulator: MTQKIDLEQLCAEKGLRITEQRRVIAKVLSESDDHPDVELLHSRAVAVDPRISIATVYRTVRLFEEAGILDRHDFGDGRSRYEPVPEAHHDHLIDVETGKVVEFVDPEVEALQRQIAERLGYRLVDHRMELYGVRLSRND; this comes from the coding sequence TTGACCCAGAAGATCGATCTCGAACAATTGTGCGCCGAAAAGGGCCTCCGCATCACCGAACAACGCCGGGTGATTGCCAAGGTGCTTTCCGAGAGCGACGACCACCCGGATGTGGAGCTGTTGCACAGCCGCGCTGTCGCAGTCGACCCGCGCATTTCGATCGCGACGGTTTACCGCACCGTCCGCCTGTTCGAAGAAGCAGGCATCCTCGACCGCCACGATTTCGGTGACGGGCGCTCGCGCTATGAACCCGTGCCGGAGGCGCATCACGATCACCTGATCGATGTCGAAACCGGCAAGGTCGTCGAATTCGTCGATCCCGAGGTCGAGGCTTTGCAACGCCAGATCGCCGAACGGCTCGGCTATCGCCTCGTCGATCACCGCATGGAGCTTTACGGCGTGCGGCTCTCCCGCAATGATTAA
- a CDS encoding lysophospholipid acyltransferase family protein yields MTDAELRDAAARGEETPVSVAGWLRIGGRGLALVSLIAVFVPLHYLYRTLSYGSPFPMLFLRYAARVCGAKVEVKGTHLKRDVFFVANHLSWVDILALAGASGTAFVAKAELADAPVVGWLASLNRTVFVKREHRMGVAEQINALKEALADNWSVTVFPEGTTTDGQSLLPFKTSMLSVLEPPPPGVLVQPVILDYGPVAEWIGWIGQESGINNAKRVLSRKGTFKVRIHYLEPFSPEDFRGRKAISQESRRRIEEALLEVLGKPLRPFAHTVAPVRYQPKNEDQAAG; encoded by the coding sequence ATGACTGACGCCGAATTGCGCGATGCGGCCGCGCGCGGCGAAGAAACGCCGGTCTCGGTCGCGGGGTGGCTAAGGATCGGGGGGCGGGGACTGGCGCTGGTCAGCCTCATCGCCGTGTTTGTGCCGCTGCACTACCTGTATCGCACGCTGTCCTACGGCTCGCCTTTCCCGATGCTGTTCCTGCGCTATGCGGCACGGGTCTGCGGCGCGAAGGTCGAAGTGAAAGGCACCCACCTGAAGCGCGATGTATTCTTCGTCGCCAATCACTTGTCTTGGGTGGATATTCTGGCGCTGGCCGGTGCAAGCGGGACGGCTTTCGTTGCCAAGGCAGAGCTTGCCGATGCGCCGGTGGTGGGCTGGCTCGCGAGCCTCAACCGCACTGTCTTTGTGAAGCGCGAACACCGCATGGGCGTGGCCGAGCAGATCAATGCGCTCAAGGAGGCACTGGCCGACAACTGGTCGGTAACGGTGTTCCCGGAAGGCACCACCACCGACGGGCAATCATTGCTGCCGTTCAAGACTTCGATGCTGTCTGTGCTCGAGCCGCCGCCGCCGGGCGTGCTGGTGCAGCCGGTGATCCTCGATTATGGCCCGGTGGCCGAATGGATCGGCTGGATCGGGCAGGAAAGCGGCATCAACAACGCGAAGCGGGTTCTGTCACGCAAGGGCACGTTCAAGGTGCGGATCCACTATCTCGAACCCTTCAGCCCTGAAGATTTCCGTGGCCGCAAGGCGATCAGTCAGGAATCGCGCCGCCGGATCGAGGAAGCGTTGCTGGAGGTTCTCGGAAAGCCCCTGCGTCCCTTCGCCCACACGGTGGCACCGGTGCGGTATCAACCGAAGAACGAGGATCAGGCGGCAGGTTAG
- a CDS encoding GNAT family N-acetyltransferase produces the protein MPSSAPSPILLDRIMMVMEAAFDPAYGEAWNRRQVADALAMPNTHALVVDAQGRPMPDTPGTAPAGFVLTRHVLDEEELLLIAVMPGARRRGVGAALIEHLFAAARDRGIARIFLEMRRGNPAIALYQKFGFEPIGDRRNYYRMANGERVDAITFARSI, from the coding sequence ATGCCATCCTCCGCCCCCTCCCCGATCCTGCTCGACCGGATCATGATGGTGATGGAGGCAGCTTTCGATCCCGCCTATGGCGAGGCCTGGAACCGGCGGCAGGTTGCCGATGCACTGGCGATGCCCAACACTCATGCACTGGTGGTGGATGCGCAAGGCAGGCCGATGCCCGATACGCCCGGCACAGCCCCGGCGGGTTTCGTGCTGACCCGCCACGTGCTCGATGAAGAGGAACTGCTGCTCATCGCCGTCATGCCTGGTGCTCGCCGGCGCGGCGTCGGCGCAGCACTGATCGAACATTTGTTCGCCGCAGCCCGCGACCGCGGCATCGCCCGCATCTTCCTAGAAATGCGGCGCGGCAATCCGGCGATTGCCCTGTATCAGAAATTCGGCTTTGAACCGATTGGCGACAGGCGAAACTATTATCGCATGGCCAATGGCGAAAGAGTTGACGCCATTACTTTTGCCCGATCAATCTAA
- a CDS encoding DUF1489 family protein, with protein MPLHLTKIAFGAKSYDQLARWFDGREAIGLTTRNRPTRHEECIGGSLYWIINHAIVARSPILGFAKTDDGRWDIVLEPRLIRVHTQPKRAHQGWRYLTEDKAPRDVAEGEDIGDALPGRLAMKLERLGLV; from the coding sequence ATGCCTCTCCACCTTACCAAAATCGCCTTCGGGGCGAAAAGCTATGACCAATTGGCGCGCTGGTTTGACGGGCGCGAAGCCATCGGCCTCACGACCCGCAACCGTCCGACCCGGCACGAGGAATGCATCGGCGGCTCGCTTTACTGGATCATCAATCACGCGATCGTGGCGCGTTCGCCGATCCTCGGCTTTGCCAAGACTGATGACGGGCGCTGGGACATCGTGCTGGAGCCGCGCCTGATCCGCGTCCATACGCAACCCAAGCGCGCGCATCAGGGCTGGCGTTACCTTACCGAGGACAAAGCGCCGCGCGATGTCGCGGAGGGCGAGGATATCGGCGATGCCCTGCCCGGCCGTCTCGCGATGAAGCTGGAGCGGCTCGGCCTCGTCTGA